Sequence from the Streptomyces sp. NBC_00440 genome:
ATCCTCACGGTCCAGCGTCAGGTCATCGGCGAAATGCCGGTCACCAGTGGCATCGGGCACGTACTTCACACAGACAACGATCCTCAAGCTCACGCCGGCTCTCCTAGCTGGGGGCACCATCTGAAGAGAACATATGGCACTCAGTACCCTCTGTAAAGGTACGCAGTGCTCTCCGGGCCGCCTGGTGTTAGGTTCCCGGCATGACCGAGGTGCGCAGATCAGCCAAGAAGGCATCCATGCGGGAGGTGCTGGCCGAGGCGGCGTTCCAGCTCTTTCTGGAGCGGGGTTTCGAAGAGACGACCGTGGACGACATCGTGGCTCGGGCGGGAGTCGGACGGCGCTCGTTCTTCCGGTACTTCCCCTCCAAGGAGGACGCGGTCTTTCCCGATCACGAGCGCTGTCTCGCCGACATGACCGCACTCCTGGAGGCGGCCGACGGCGACCCGGTGCAGGTGGTGTGCGACGGGGCCAAGCTCGTGCTGCGGCTGTATGCGAAGAACCCGGAATTCTCCCTCCAGCGCTACCGCCTCACTCGTGAGGTCCCAGGCCTGCGCACCTATGAGCTGTCAGTGGTACGCCGCTACGAGCGGACGATGGCGGGATACCTCAGGGCCCGTTACGAGGGTGCCCCGGACAGTGCGCTGCGGGCCGAGGTGATTGCCGCCGCGGTGGTCGCCGCGCACAACAACGGCCTGCGTTCATGGCTGCGTTCGGGCGGAGAGGGAGACCCCGAGGCGGCGGTGGACCATGCGCTCGGGCTCGTACGCCGGGCCTGGGCCGAGGTGGGAGAGGAGGCCGGCGACCGGTCCGCGGGCGAGGACATCGTCGTCGTGGTCGCCTCGAAGGA
This genomic interval carries:
- a CDS encoding TetR family transcriptional regulator, producing the protein MTEVRRSAKKASMREVLAEAAFQLFLERGFEETTVDDIVARAGVGRRSFFRYFPSKEDAVFPDHERCLADMTALLEAADGDPVQVVCDGAKLVLRLYAKNPEFSLQRYRLTREVPGLRTYELSVVRRYERTMAGYLRARYEGAPDSALRAEVIAAAVVAAHNNGLRSWLRSGGEGDPEAAVDHALGLVRRAWAEVGEEAGDRSAGEDIVVVVASKDAPMWRVVQRIESALGED